The following are encoded in a window of Pseudomonas sp. St316 genomic DNA:
- a CDS encoding MaoC family dehydratase — MPYVPVAALKDYVGKELGRSEWLTIDQERINLFAEATGDFQFIHVDPVKAAQTPFGSTIAHGFLSLSLMPKLMEDILILPEGVKMVVNYGLDSVRFIQPVKVDSKVRLKVDLVEVTEKKPGQWLLKATATLEIEGSEKPAYIAEPLSLCFV, encoded by the coding sequence ATGCCCTACGTCCCCGTTGCAGCGCTCAAAGATTATGTCGGCAAGGAACTTGGACGTTCCGAATGGCTCACCATCGATCAGGAGCGCATCAACCTGTTCGCCGAAGCCACTGGCGACTTTCAGTTCATCCACGTCGATCCGGTCAAGGCCGCGCAGACCCCGTTTGGCAGCACCATTGCCCACGGTTTCCTGTCGCTGTCGCTGATGCCCAAGCTGATGGAAGACATCCTGATCCTGCCCGAGGGCGTGAAGATGGTCGTCAACTACGGGCTGGACAGCGTGCGCTTCATCCAACCGGTAAAAGTCGATTCCAAGGTGCGGCTCAAGGTCGACCTGGTGGAAGTCACCGAGAAAAAACCCGGCCAATGGCTGCTCAAGGCCACCGCCACGCTGGAAATCGAAGGCTCGGAAAAACCGGCCTATATCGCCGAGCCGCTGTCGCTCTGCTTCGTGTAA
- a CDS encoding LON peptidase substrate-binding domain-containing protein has protein sequence MSLPLFPLNTVLFPGCILDLQIFEARYLDMIGRCMKKGEGFGVVCILDGEEVGIAPEGYARVGCEARITDFSQQDNGLLGIRVQGGRRFIVHGSSVQADQLTVAEVEWLEDEPEQPLQEEDADLVALLKALAEHPMVEALNMGAEATGQQSLANQLAYLLPFNELDKIDLLQLDDPQQRLDAIQALLDELQGELFA, from the coding sequence ATGAGCTTGCCGCTTTTCCCGTTGAACACTGTGCTGTTCCCCGGTTGCATCCTCGACTTGCAGATTTTCGAGGCGCGTTACCTCGACATGATCGGGCGCTGCATGAAAAAGGGTGAAGGCTTCGGTGTGGTGTGCATCCTCGATGGTGAGGAAGTCGGCATCGCGCCTGAAGGCTACGCGCGGGTCGGTTGCGAAGCGCGCATCACCGATTTCTCCCAGCAGGACAATGGTCTGCTGGGCATTCGGGTGCAGGGCGGGCGGCGCTTTATCGTCCATGGCAGCAGCGTCCAGGCGGATCAACTGACGGTCGCGGAGGTCGAGTGGCTGGAAGATGAACCGGAGCAACCGCTGCAAGAGGAAGACGCCGATCTGGTGGCGCTGCTCAAGGCTCTGGCCGAGCACCCGATGGTCGAGGCGCTGAACATGGGCGCCGAAGCGACCGGCCAGCAATCGCTGGCCAATCAACTGGCCTACCTGCTGCCGTTCAATGAGCTGGACAAGATCGACCTGCTGCAACTCGATGATCCCCAGCAGCGGCTGGATGCGATCCAGGCGTTGCTCGATGAGTTGCAGGGCGAGTTGTTCGCCTGA
- a CDS encoding DNA-3-methyladenine glycosylase, protein MTDLPLPNALPHAFFERDAQVLAKDLLGKVIRHKVGDLWLSARIIETEAYYFAEKGSHASLGYTEKRKALFLDGGHIYMYYARGGDSLNFSAQGPGNAVLIKSAYPWVDALSGPASLAQMLLNNPDAQGRPRIPQKLCAGQTLLCKALELKVPDWDAKRFDPERLLVEDVGVPTVNAIQTTRLGIPQGRDEHLPYRFVDAAYAPWCTRNPLRRGQVEGRDYFLLP, encoded by the coding sequence ATGACCGATTTGCCATTGCCCAACGCCCTGCCCCACGCCTTTTTCGAACGCGACGCCCAGGTGCTTGCCAAGGACCTGCTGGGCAAAGTCATTCGTCACAAGGTGGGTGACTTGTGGCTTAGCGCGCGGATCATTGAGACCGAGGCGTACTACTTTGCCGAAAAGGGCAGCCACGCCTCGTTGGGTTACACAGAAAAACGTAAGGCTTTGTTTCTGGATGGCGGCCACATCTATATGTACTACGCCCGGGGCGGCGATTCGTTGAACTTCAGCGCCCAAGGTCCCGGCAATGCAGTGCTGATCAAATCGGCGTACCCGTGGGTCGACGCCCTTTCCGGGCCGGCGAGCCTGGCGCAGATGCTGCTCAACAACCCCGACGCCCAAGGACGGCCGCGCATACCGCAAAAACTCTGTGCCGGCCAGACCTTGTTGTGCAAAGCCCTGGAGCTGAAAGTGCCGGACTGGGACGCCAAACGTTTCGACCCCGAGCGCCTGCTGGTGGAAGATGTCGGCGTGCCGACGGTCAATGCAATCCAGACCACCCGCCTGGGCATTCCCCAGGGACGGGACGAACATCTGCCCTACCGCTTCGTCGACGCGGCCTATGCGCCGTGGTGCACCCGCAACCCGTTGCGACGCGGACAGGTTGAAGGGCGCGATTATTTTTTGTTGCCCTGA
- a CDS encoding glutamate-5-semialdehyde dehydrogenase has product MTESVLDYMTRLGRAARQASRIIGRASTAQKNRALQAAANALDAARAELSAANELDLAAGRANGLEPAMLERLALTPARIDGMIVGLRQVAALPDPVGAIRDMSYRPSGIQVGKMRVPLGVVGIIYESRPNVTIDAASLCLKSGNATILRGGSEAIHSNRAIAACIQRGLAEADLPAAVVQVVETTDRAAVGALITMPEFVDVIVPRGGKGLIERVSRDARVPVIKHLDGICHVYVSAHADLPKAQRIAFNAKTYRYGICGAMETLLVDQTVAQDFLPSMAAQFREKGVELRGCERTRAIIEAVAATQEDWDTEYLAPILSIRVVDGVEEAIEHINRHGSHHTDSIVSENLAETRRFVAEVDSASVMINTPTCFADGFEYGLGAEIGISTDKLHARGPVGLEGLTCEKYIVVGDGQLRGQEPV; this is encoded by the coding sequence ATGACTGAGTCCGTTCTTGACTACATGACCCGCCTGGGTCGCGCCGCTCGCCAAGCGTCGCGCATCATCGGCCGGGCCAGCACCGCGCAGAAAAACCGCGCCCTGCAGGCCGCCGCCAATGCGCTGGATGCTGCGCGTGCCGAGTTGTCCGCCGCCAACGAGCTGGACCTGGCCGCTGGTCGGGCCAATGGCCTAGAACCGGCCATGCTCGAGCGCCTGGCGCTGACCCCGGCCCGCATCGACGGCATGATCGTCGGTCTGCGCCAGGTCGCGGCGCTGCCGGACCCGGTCGGCGCGATCCGCGACATGAGCTACCGGCCGTCGGGCATCCAGGTGGGCAAGATGCGCGTGCCCCTGGGCGTGGTCGGGATCATCTACGAGTCGCGGCCGAACGTGACCATCGACGCCGCGAGCCTGTGCCTGAAGTCGGGCAACGCGACCATCCTGCGTGGCGGCTCCGAGGCGATTCATTCCAACCGTGCCATTGCTGCCTGCATCCAGCGCGGCCTGGCCGAGGCCGATCTGCCGGCGGCCGTGGTGCAAGTGGTGGAAACCACCGACCGTGCCGCCGTCGGCGCACTGATCACCATGCCCGAGTTTGTCGATGTCATCGTGCCCCGTGGCGGCAAGGGCCTGATCGAACGGGTCAGCCGTGACGCCCGCGTGCCGGTGATCAAGCACCTGGACGGCATCTGCCACGTCTACGTCAGCGCTCACGCCGACTTGCCGAAGGCCCAACGCATCGCCTTCAACGCCAAGACCTACCGCTACGGTATCTGCGGCGCGATGGAAACGCTGCTGGTGGACCAGACCGTTGCCCAGGACTTCCTGCCGTCGATGGCTGCCCAGTTCCGCGAAAAAGGCGTCGAACTGCGCGGTTGCGAGCGCACCCGGGCGATCATCGAGGCCGTTGCGGCCACGCAAGAAGACTGGGACACCGAATACTTGGCGCCGATCCTGTCGATCCGTGTGGTCGACGGGGTGGAGGAGGCCATCGAGCACATCAACCGCCACGGCTCACACCACACCGATTCCATTGTCAGTGAAAACCTGGCTGAAACCCGGCGCTTCGTGGCTGAAGTGGATTCGGCGTCGGTGATGATCAACACCCCGACCTGCTTCGCCGACGGCTTCGAATACGGATTAGGTGCCGAGATCGGCATTTCTACTGATAAGCTGCACGCCCGCGGCCCGGTGGGCCTTGAAGGCCTGACCTGCGAGAAGTACATCGTGGTCGGTGACGGCCAGTTGCGCGGACAGGAGCCGGTCTGA
- a CDS encoding bifunctional DedA family/phosphatase PAP2 family protein produces the protein MGPWLDSITGWLTVNPQWLAVAVFIVACVECLAIAGLIVPGTVLLFAIAVLAGSGALSLGETLLLGLLGGLLGDLVSYFLGRHFHQNIRRLPGLRQHPEWMSAAENYFQRYGIASLLVGRFIGPLRPMLPMVAGMCDMPFPRFAAVSVLAATGWTVAYLLPGWATGAAFRLPLPEGFWPQAGVVVGSIAVMIGLSVNSSLRRHRHATALIAGLGLVILIGLFIGFRYLTAFDQGLMTLVQEHRSPMLDEIAVTFTLIGEFRFMLIFSALLTALLLLARQWRQAIFAGGTMLITALANTGSKHFFARVRPEILTDPLTSYSMPSGHASGSFALFLTLAVLAGRGQPPRLRLTWLLLGCLPALAIALSRVYLGAHWPSDIIAGAMLAACVCAAALWLSQRQTPLPAMPPKVWWLVLPTLVAAFSFFALRHLPHAMLRYAY, from the coding sequence ATGGGCCCATGGCTCGATAGCATCACCGGCTGGTTGACCGTCAACCCGCAATGGCTGGCGGTGGCGGTGTTCATCGTCGCCTGCGTGGAGTGCCTGGCCATCGCCGGCCTGATCGTGCCGGGTACGGTGCTGTTGTTTGCCATCGCCGTGCTGGCCGGCAGCGGCGCGCTGTCCTTGGGCGAGACATTGCTGCTGGGCCTGCTCGGCGGCTTGCTGGGGGACCTGGTGTCGTACTTCCTCGGCCGGCATTTCCACCAGAACATCCGGCGCCTGCCGGGGCTGCGGCAACACCCGGAATGGATGAGCGCTGCGGAAAACTATTTCCAGCGCTACGGCATCGCCAGCCTGCTGGTGGGCCGTTTTATCGGCCCGCTACGGCCCATGTTGCCGATGGTGGCCGGGATGTGCGACATGCCATTCCCGCGTTTCGCCGCCGTCAGCGTGCTGGCCGCGACAGGCTGGACCGTGGCCTACCTGCTGCCGGGCTGGGCCACCGGGGCGGCGTTTCGCCTGCCGTTGCCCGAAGGTTTCTGGCCGCAGGCCGGGGTGGTCGTCGGTAGCATCGCAGTGATGATCGGGCTGAGCGTCAACAGCAGCCTGCGTCGCCACCGGCATGCCACGGCGCTGATTGCAGGCCTGGGCCTGGTGATCCTGATCGGCTTGTTCATCGGCTTTCGCTACCTCACGGCCTTCGACCAAGGGCTGATGACACTGGTCCAGGAGCATCGCAGCCCGATGCTGGACGAAATCGCCGTGACCTTCACGCTGATCGGCGAATTCCGCTTCATGCTGATCTTCAGCGCCCTGCTGACCGCCCTGCTGTTGCTGGCGCGCCAATGGCGGCAGGCAATTTTTGCCGGGGGCACGATGCTGATCACCGCCCTGGCCAACACCGGCAGCAAGCACTTCTTTGCCCGGGTACGCCCGGAAATCCTTACCGATCCGCTGACCAGCTACAGCATGCCCAGCGGCCATGCCTCTGGCTCGTTCGCACTGTTCCTGACCCTCGCCGTCCTGGCCGGCCGCGGCCAACCGCCCCGCCTGCGCCTGACCTGGCTGCTGCTGGGCTGCCTGCCGGCGCTGGCCATCGCCCTGTCAAGGGTCTACCTGGGAGCGCACTGGCCGAGCGACATCATCGCCGGCGCCATGCTTGCCGCCTGCGTCTGCGCCGCCGCCCTGTGGTTGAGCCAGCGCCAGACCCCACTGCCGGCCATGCCGCCGAAAGTCTGGTGGCTGGTCCTGCCGACGCTGGTGGCGGCGTTCAGCTTCTTCGCGCTGCGGCACTTGCCGCATGCGATGTTGCGGTATGCCTATTGA
- a CDS encoding CidA/LrgA family protein, with the protein MLLRGLTWLVLFQLLGTAINHLFLPVLPGPIIGLLLLLGYLVMRGEVSEPLNLAASSLLRYLPLLLVPPAVGVMVYARAIAADFWAIVGALTLSLVLSVALTGLLMQRLARRHVAAPEDSQ; encoded by the coding sequence ATGTTGCTACGGGGCCTGACCTGGCTGGTGCTGTTTCAATTGCTGGGCACTGCGATCAATCATTTGTTCTTGCCGGTGTTGCCGGGGCCGATCATTGGCCTGCTGTTGCTGCTGGGCTACCTGGTGATGCGCGGCGAAGTCAGCGAGCCGTTGAACCTGGCCGCCAGCAGCCTGCTGCGTTATCTGCCATTGCTGCTGGTGCCGCCCGCCGTGGGGGTGATGGTCTATGCCCGGGCGATTGCCGCCGATTTCTGGGCCATCGTCGGTGCGTTGACGTTGTCGCTGGTGTTGTCCGTGGCGTTGACGGGGCTGCTGATGCAGCGCCTGGCCCGGCGTCACGTCGCCGCCCCGGAGGACAGCCAATGA
- a CDS encoding LrgB family protein: MMLDWQGAWASVIHHPLFGIGITLGAYQLVLAAFEKTRWVFLQPVLMSMVLLIGVLVGCGIGYAEYRKSTEILSILLGPATVALAVPLYLNLRRIRQLFWPIFTTLVIAGVFATGSAVVLGWAFGAEHMILMTMAPKSVTSPIAMLVAEQIGGVAAMAAVFVLITGVLGAILGPSILTKLGVHNPEARGMALGLAAHAVGTSVALQESEETGAFAALAMSLMGVATAVLLPLVVSMTV; this comes from the coding sequence ATGATGCTCGACTGGCAAGGTGCCTGGGCCTCGGTGATCCATCATCCGCTGTTTGGCATCGGCATCACCCTGGGCGCCTATCAACTGGTGCTGGCGGCGTTCGAAAAGACCCGCTGGGTGTTCCTGCAACCGGTGCTGATGTCGATGGTGCTGTTGATCGGCGTGTTGGTCGGCTGTGGCATCGGCTACGCCGAATACCGCAAGAGCACCGAGATCCTCAGCATCCTGCTGGGCCCGGCCACGGTCGCCCTGGCGGTGCCGTTGTATTTGAACTTGCGACGGATCCGGCAGTTGTTCTGGCCGATTTTTACTACGCTGGTGATAGCTGGGGTGTTCGCCACGGGCTCTGCGGTGGTGTTGGGCTGGGCGTTTGGCGCCGAGCACATGATTCTGATGACCATGGCCCCCAAATCCGTGACCTCGCCGATCGCCATGCTGGTGGCCGAGCAGATCGGCGGCGTGGCGGCGATGGCGGCGGTGTTTGTGTTGATTACCGGTGTGCTCGGGGCGATCCTCGGTCCGAGCATTCTGACCAAGCTGGGTGTCCATAACCCAGAAGCCCGGGGCATGGCCCTGGGGCTGGCGGCCCATGCGGTGGGTACGTCGGTGGCGTTGCAGGAAAGCGAGGAGACAGGCGCCTTTGCGGCGCTGGCGATGAGTCTGATGGGCGTGGCCACGGCGGTGTTGCTGCCGTTGGTGGTGTCGATGACGGTTTAA
- the nadD gene encoding nicotinate-nucleotide adenylyltransferase, which translates to MGDLDPSAAVTTTPPRRIGILGGTFDPVHIGHLRGALEVADALALDELRLTPNARPPHRDTPQVSAQDRLAMVECAVAGVAPLVVDARELQRDKPSYTIDTLELMRAELAVDAQVFLLLGWDAFCGLPTWHRWEELLQHCHILVLQRPDADSEPPDALRNLLAARSVSDPLALKGPSGQIAFVWQTPLAVSATQIRQLLASGKSVRFLVPDAVLAYIDAHGLYRASN; encoded by the coding sequence TTGGGCGACCTCGACCCGTCAGCCGCAGTGACGACAACCCCGCCCCGGCGCATCGGTATCCTGGGCGGCACGTTCGACCCGGTGCACATCGGCCATTTGCGCGGTGCGCTGGAAGTCGCCGACGCCCTGGCCCTCGATGAGCTACGCCTGACGCCCAACGCCCGGCCGCCTCACCGGGATACGCCGCAGGTGTCGGCGCAGGACCGCCTGGCGATGGTCGAGTGCGCGGTGGCCGGTGTGGCACCGTTGGTGGTGGACGCCCGCGAATTGCAGCGGGACAAACCGTCCTACACCATTGATACCCTGGAGCTGATGCGCGCCGAACTGGCCGTTGATGCCCAGGTTTTTCTGCTTCTGGGCTGGGACGCATTTTGCGGCCTGCCCACTTGGCATCGCTGGGAAGAGTTGCTCCAGCATTGCCACATCCTGGTGCTGCAACGCCCGGATGCCGACAGCGAGCCGCCGGATGCCTTGCGCAACCTGCTGGCGGCCCGCTCGGTGAGCGACCCGCTGGCCTTGAAAGGGCCGAGCGGACAGATTGCATTCGTCTGGCAGACGCCGCTCGCGGTATCCGCCACCCAGATCCGTCAACTGCTGGCCAGCGGTAAGTCGGTACGTTTCCTGGTGCCCGACGCGGTCCTGGCCTACATCGATGCGCACGGGCTGTACCGTGCGTCGAACTGA